CTATTAAGtgactctccattataacttttaactatctcactcataaatatagagagcgagatgaagctctctataatttaaaacattctttttgggttattttatgtaatttataaatacatttaaactatttaatcttcatttgaaaaataatataaacttaaaattagttaaaatagagagcattgatctATAACGTGGCTAGCCCAAATGACATTTTAACTATTTTGACAAAAGTttaactcaaaaatggctagcattgttAGATTAACGATATGTTTACTTATTTATGatatatttacttatttagaaTAAATATGATAAAAGTGACATAATTTCAGTTTATGAGGTTTGATGATAATTAGGTAGCGGTAGATGTAGACGCATACCCATTACTTAAAGAAAATTGCTACACGAGGAAAAATACAAATAGAACGATgacaaaaaaattaagaaaatatttagtTGATGCAGGAAACAAGTATTTAGATTGACTAACTCATACGTTCTCAATAATTAAATAGATTGAGAAGAGTAATTACTCGATTCTCCATCATTCCTTTTCGAGTAATAACTTTCATAGCATCAAACTGACCAAACATGTCAtattggacaaaaatcgaacaCATTCCTCAACCACGGAAATCTATTTATCTCCTTAAGCTCCGTTTTCACCTCACAACCCGCCCAACTCGCCCCGTAACACCGTCCCAATTACTCCAGTTCGGATCCTTCACCGAACCCGATGGCATTCCTGtaaataaattttctttttcggACATTTACCCAACAGCTTGTAAGAAACTAAAATTAACATCAACTCTGGAGATAACACAGACCAGCTGGTCAGCCATGGcttcctccttctctctctcatcttcttcccttgtaatctctctctctctctctctcgctctgtaATTCAAACCCAAGTGAAATTTCGATTCTAAACTTGTTTCATTTCATTGTTTCAGAGGGGGGTGCAACTGAGAGTGGAAAACACAGTGGCTTCTTCCAACTGCTGTTTCAGAACGCAGGTGAGATATATGTTCGCattctttttctgggttgttttctttttacttgAGTATATGTTTTGTTCGTCAAGgcatttgattttgttttggtgtttggttCGAAACAGGTGATTTCAGGGGAGCAAAGGAAAGGGAAAGGTCGGAGTGTCTGGCGTCGAAGGAAACTGGTACTGTTTGAAAAACCGTAATTGATTGATCTATCTGATGCTTATGTTATGATGGAAGTGAATTCTGGGAAGTAATAATggggtttgaaaaaaaaaaatgtagtggAATTGTTTGTGGTGCTTAAGAGTTTAAGAGATAGATAGGGTGGTGTCATTAGGGTCATGAATCAATGTCTGTattgttttggtttgtttttaaTGGCAAGACATGAAGAAGTGAGGTTTTTCTCATATTGAGTTGAGCTGTGTGTAACTGGATGTGGTGACATCTTGAGATGGGATTCTTTGACTCGTGACAAGTTCAGTGGCTGCTACCAGGCATGTAGTCTTATACAGTCTGGACTTTTCATGTTGATTTCGATCCAAAAAGAGGATTTGGATTGAAATGTGGGAAGGTGAACTTGGTTGAGTGTCTAGTGTAAGAGAAACATAATAAATTTGGAAGTACATAACTTTTGACTTTTAAGAATTAAAGGATGGGGTTTAGAACACAAGCTTTGAGCAATTTAAATTACAGTATAGATTTGGTTGATGGTGCTTGAGCATAAGTAGGCTCTTAGTCTGTTACAGTAAGGGGTTGGATTGGAGGTGAGAATATTTGAGAGTCAAGTATTGTAAGTTAAGTCGAtgattctattgtttggttggttTCTAGTGGCAAAACATGATTTCTAATAATAAAAGTTTGGGTTTCTTTCGTATGGATCGTAGTGTGTAGAACTGGAGAGTATTTTATATGCAAATTTCCCTTTTTCCCAGAAATTCTGTGACTAGTGATAAATTTCAGCTACTAGCTACGCAGTCTAATATCATATTGTTAccaatttgaaaagaaaatttaggtTGAGATCTGGAAAGGAAACTTGCTTGAGTGATCATTACTGTGTTGTAACCCTGCAAGTCAGAACCTTCTCATACTGTGTTATTGAGCATTGACTGAACATGTGCACATTTTCCATGCTTTAGACAAAGAAGGATGACATGTTGCGATACAAAATGGAGAGAGTGCCTTTCCTGGAGGAACAGGTTCGGAAGGTAAAGGATGGAGGACAGCTCATGGGAATGGACATCGAGAGACTACTACTCTCAGAGGACAACCGGTTTGATTTTGTGAATGAAATTGCGGCCGAGGCCAATGAGTATGTTGAGAACAACCGAGATGAGTATGGCGGTAAGAAGAAAGCCATCCTTCAGGTGCTAAGTAACCGTGTGAATGATGCTGGGTTTTATAGACCTGAGGCATATGAAGAATCTGACCCCTTCAAACCAGGGCCGTCGTGGTTGAAagaattttatacttgattttgtgtttttcaagTTGTAATGTTAATCTAGATGGTATTCTTTTGTAATACTTTTTGTTTCAAATCTATCTCTGCAATAATTTTGCTTCACCCGTTACACTACATAAATGAGATTGTTCATTAAATTTCTATAAGGTCACAATTCTTCATGTGATTTCTTTGCTTTGGTGTACCAATCATAACATATATAATAACTGATAGGTAACTAGTCTACCTaatgatctgtcaccatcttcttctgaCGTCGAACACAAGGAGTAGGCGCCATTAGGTAATCCAGCAGCCGGCGAATGGTTTTCCTAACCTTCTTGGCTCGTGCCACCACGCAGAAAAGGAGATCTTATATCGGGGGTGGGAGAGAGGGGAGGGGAGGGGAGGGGAGGGGAAGCTCTTCTTTGAGAAGACAAATCGAGCATTACTAACAAATACACATGCCATAGTATTGTCTTGATGAGTTTTTTTCATTCTATTATACCTTCCACTAGAATAGCCTAAGCTGGATCAAGAAAGTGGCATGTACAAAATAAAGTCATGTGATCCAAGGGGTACTTCTCCTTGTTGCCCCGGTTTCAGAAGATAGGTGAACATAAATGCATGTTACGGTTCATCTAGTCATCTTTCTTCTGCAGTAGTTCAGTCGGATCCCACGATGGTCATAATGACAATGGAACTTTTGTCATGAATGCTGAAGCAAAGGTCGGGCAAGACTGCAATTTTGATTTGAACCTTTATTGTATGTTTGATGAACATGAAAGCAAATGCTAGCCCTCCTGCTGAGCTTCACAGGTACTTGCAAGCTGATTTTTTGGGACTCCCAAATTATCGTTTTTCATTTTGATAAATGGTTGCTTATTTAATGACTGCAAGTGGCATGATGAAGGAAGTTATTATGGTTGCCGAGATGATCCTGTTGGTTTGTTATTATTGCTCACGCCTTGTCAGAGGCTTATATTTCTAGGAAGTTGTGCGCAAGGTTAGCTACATGGTCAACTGCATGAAGCTGCAAGGGAAAATTTGGCATATTTTAGGTTGGAAATTATAATTTcatggtttctttcttttagaatTGTACATGAGGGGGAAGTTCCCCTTCTCTCCTCTTTCATTGACTTTTGTATTCTTTATTTGGACTTTgtattttttctctttattattaataaattgaatagAGGGACGGGtggtgggttcccagagtgggGCAGACTCTTTGCCTTCGGGTTTGAGGGTGGGATAAGTTCCTTACATCGTCTGCCTCCGAGGAGCTAGTATCGCCTAATCTTTTATTcttataaaataataataataataataataataataataaaagaataataaaGTAATGGTGAATACAGTTCTTCAcgaaataaaattttttttaaaaaaaagatgaaCATGAAAGCAAGATGATGGGCATATCAGATGGCTGTAATGATAAGGTTAGCACCTTCGATGGTAATAAGTTGTTCGGTGTTGATCTTGGATTACCTCATCATTCTTCAAATACACCATCAATCAGCTCTAAGTTCATTCCTATTCATCTAATCAGTATTGTGGCAAAGCCAGAGCCCAGCTGAAACTGTGAACTTCAAACTCTTTGTATGACATTGTGTGATGGGAAGTTTAATATGCAAGAAACATATAGCAATGGTTCAAGAATGTTATCCGTTTGCCCTCATCTTTAAAACAAAGGTTGAAAATGAAAGTGAGTGATGAAGAAATTTGCAACCCTTTCGACATCTTAGAGCTTGAATTGAGATAGGGTGTATGTTTTTCGTttcgaaatactaaagttagcAAAGTTATCATGGCATTGTTTGATACAATGAAGATATATTTATAGTTGAATGTAGTGGTCTTTTCTATGTTTGTTCTACATAGTCAACAATGTGTATCATGACTTCTCTAGCTCCCTGTTTAGGTTCTAGTGTTCTACTTCACAAACTCAGGATGCATCATAAGCTAGTCTTGGGTCAGATAGTCCAGCACCACCGAAAAACCCTAGCGTCAGTTGTTCCAATCTCATTGTTCTCCTCCCGAAGGTGATCAAACGAGTAGGAAGGATCATTTCCAGCATTAGCACTGACCACAATGTTGACACCTTCCCCGGCCATAAGGTTAACTCGCCGTTGAACAATTTCAACTTTGTCAGCCTTCACATTAGGCACTCCATACACCATAAGCCCTGTGATTAACTTGATTAGatgtacaatttattttgttcatgTTGTATTTCACCGGTTCAACTCAGTTCCTGTAGCACTAGTGGTGGCTAATGGCTTTTGTTAAGCCCACAGTCTTGTAGAGTTTCTTCGTACGCGGATACAATTGGAATTGGGCATCATTAATTCAAGaccacaaccacaaccacaaccaaaaacaacaacaaaaatagcTCTCTAATAAATCAACAACCTACAAATATAATTGTAGCTGAACTGTAGAGAAGTATAGTAAAATTAGCTAGTATATGAGTCAAGGTATCTTTCAAAGCATTAAAACTTATTCGATCGGAACCAGTAAGTTggccaaaaaaaatatatccataTATGTCTGAAACTTGTATCAAATAATAACATAATCACTTAAAGGCTACTAGTCTTCCTATTGATCTGTCACCATGCATCTTCGTCTGACGAACACAAGGAGGAGGTGCCATTAGGTAATTAATCCAGCAGCCTGCGAATGGTCTTCCTAACCTTCCTGGCTCGTGCCACCGTGCCCGTTCTTGGTCCTTCTATCTTCAAATTCTTGTAGGGCAAGACtaaggagaaaaaagaaagaaagaagaggttAGGTGGTATATACTACAATTGGAGaaacatatataataaataaaacaacaacaaagagGTTAGGGAGACATTGATTTATATATACAACAATTAGATTTCAAACTACTCCTTATCTCGCACCGTGTCAATGTCTGAAATTGGAACATATCGTCGGACTTCAAGCTGGATTATTTCATAGCCGTCGCTGTTTTGTGGAGGTGGCAACTGGTCACCAAGCGGCATTACTACTCGCATCTTGGCcagcttcttcgtcttcttccatTTGCCAAACATGTCTTTCTAAGAAATAAATCAAGCAAAAGGTTAGGAGACATCGATTTATAGAACAATAAGATTTCAAACTAGTCCTAGCTAATCTTTCTCACCCAACTGTGAAAGTTTGGAAATGAAAAATATCGTCGGCGCGCTCATCAGTTTAATCGTGAATCTCACAGTGCGCGGCTGATTTGAACGTCGAAATATCTTGTCAACGTTTGCACTCTCTAATACTGATATCtcattctccttcttcttcttcttcttccatatgcCAAAGTGCCAAACATGACTTTCGAATTTGCAATACTCTCGAAAGATACAAGTTCAAACAGTTTGAatgctttttctcttctttctctgaTAGTCTGATGTATCTATAATTTGTACGCAataggaaaaaaacaaaatttactcCTCATTACAATCCGAATCCTAATTGTGGGTGATATATGTTAATCTTCTCGATCTtttattttggtaatttaaGATATTAAGATACTATCATATAAATAAGATATAAGGTATAATAATTATCACGTATTTAACTCTCCAATAATTGTTTTTTTCTCTTCAATATCATACATTTAAGATATATATAAGATAAACGTGATATAGTTCCTTGattttcaaaatcttcaataCTCAACTCTAcaataattgttttttttttctctccaatAAGAGTAACTTACTGAAGAGTAGCACACGGTAATAGTAGTTTCTTGAAGGGCGGCGCCATTTCTAGGCAGCAATTGTTGTTTCCAGATTACACTCATCTTGAAGATTGCTCATCCTTTTCGGGATCGATCCGAAATTTCAAAGTGAACAAAAAACCGTTGAAAGTCAAACCAATAGTCACATCTGACGTGGCAAACCTGGTCCAATTATAATGCACCAAAGGGTCCCACTTTCCTACCCAATCCGTTAAATCAGTTAAAGGCCCAGCTTCACTCTCCTTGGTCTCTCTTATCCTTCACGTACCAGACCAAAACATCCTCCATTAGTTTCCTTCTCAACTCACAACTCGTCCCAAACTCACCGGTTCAACTCAGTAGCAACAGTAGCTCTAGCTAGTAGGGTTGCATGGCTCTGTTAAGTCCACAACTGCAGAGGTTCCTCTTAACCAAGTACAACTGCagcggtggaggtggaggtggcgcATTCAAGACCACAACCACAACGAACACCAACAAAAACAGTGGCTTTTGTAACAATTCAACTGCCCCACTCTGTTCAGCGATTGCTATAGACGCGCCGGGATCGTCCTCTGCCGATGTCACCGGAGTTCGGTGGGGATCTACGAGCTTGCAGGGAGCGCGGGAAGAGATGGAAGACGGCGTTGTTGTCCGGTCCGATGGCCTTGATGCTTATTCATTCGCGGCGGTTTTTGATGGACATGCTGGCTTCTCCTCAGTCAAGTTCCTCAGGTTTTGGGCATTACTAGTTGCAACTTTTTCGTTTAATGAGTTTATTGTTTCGTTTTCTGACTTTAGAAGATCGTAAAAAATAATTGGTTCGAGATTTTTGAGTCATGTGAGTTTGAGAATTGCTTAAAAATTATGATTTGGAGGTGGGAAGATTTTGGTGAAAAAATAAGAAGGTGTGATTTTTGCCAAAAAAGCATGTGCTCCACGGTTTTGGATAAGCTCAGTTTATGGGTTTGTTAGATAGTAAGTTGGTTGGTTAGTTTATTACTATTTGGGCAGTGTAATGTTGTATATTAGCATCATACAGTTTACTGAGTGCTGAATTTAACGTTTTGAATAATTTTAATGTTTGATAACAGAGATGAACTCTACAAAGAGTGTTGTGCGGCTTTACAAGGTGGTTTGCTATTGAGTGGGAAAGATATCAAAGCCATTAGAGAGGCATTAAAGGAGGCTTTTGAAAAAGTTGATGCAAAATTGCTGGATTGGTAAGCAAATATATACATGGTTTAGAGAAGAGAACAAAAAGAAATCATTTTGGCATTTGCATGAATTTGTATAGTATATAGTCGCAAATATGATTGTGTATTCGATATTATTCCATGGAAGGTTTAGATGGTGTTTCATTTTGTAAAGGCTTGAAAGGAATGGGGAGGAAGATGGGTCTGGTTCAACAGCTACTGTTATGTTCGTTGGGAACGATATGCTGTTCATTTCACATGTTGGCGATTCATCTGTGGTATGTGCTTTTATTTTAGTGCTCTCCTGGTGTATGTATAGGCTCCTTTTATAGAAAGGATTGTATATAGTTTGCTGCATTTATCAGCTGACTGGCTGATGCAGGTTCAATCTTGTTCTGGAAAAGCAGAGGTGTTGACCAGTCCTCATCGACCATATGGAAGCAACAAGGTCTGTCttcaagaaattaaaagaatcagAGAAGCAGGTGGATGGGTGTGTTTTTCTGTTCTCTGTTTATTTCTTAGTTTTTACCTTTTCTGAGCTAGTAACTGCTTGAAAGACATTGTAAGCCTGTAAGGTTTTAACCTTGCAAACAACAGTTAACGTTGCATATGCATTTTTCCTTGTTCCAATGTGTCATCTCATTTTATTTTGGTCTTATCTTCATTGGTTGATAATTTACATGTGGTGTCTATAGATCGTCAATGGAAGAATTTGTGGAGACATTGCTGTATCTCGTGCTTTTGGTGACATGCGGTTCAAGACAAAGAAAAACGAGTTCAGTCTTTTAACTTTCAGATCATAATTCTAAAACTGAGGGATGAATTTATTAGTTTTTCATGTAAGATTTGATATATGGATAATCAAGTTATGCACAATACTGAGGGTTGTTGAATTTTGATAAATGGAAAGGATGCTGAAGAAAGGAGTTGAAGAAGGAAGATGGACGGAGAAATTTGTTTCTCGGTAGGTAATCTTGTATATCTTATGACTACTACCTGCGTCAATTTTTCTCTTCCTGGCCTTCTTCTCTTGTGATTCAGGATTTTTTGGTCAGTTCCTCACTACTAAGCATATCATGAACACATGGTTTAAACTCAGTGTACTCTAGTCACGGAGCAAGTAGCGCAAAGAAGACTGTACTTTATTATATTGTAAAATCTCAATTATAAAACTGCCCCTTTTATGTTGTGCCAGTGTGCAATTCAGTGGAGACCTTGTTACTGCATCTCCAGACGTTTATCAAGCAAGTCTTGGGGCAGACTCAGAATTTCTAGTGCTAGCATCTGATGGCTTATGGGATTACATAAACAGGTATCGTGACACTCTTATTGATTGCTTAGTAAAACTTTCAGACAATTGTCATATTAGCTCTTCAATTCATTCACAAGAAGACTAGTCGATCACCtttaaatttttgactttttgcTGTCAATTTCAGTTCAGATGCAGTTTCTTTTGTAAGGAATCAGCTTCGACAACATGGAGATGTCCAGGTATATATGGCCTGCACATCTGTATTTGGAAAAGTACATTGATTCTAGAACAGTGCTTAACTACATATACTTTCTGTTTCTGATTTCAGCTAGCTTGTGACGCGCTTGCTGAAGCTGCTCTGGTAACAACTAATTAAATGGACAATGTGTTTTACTCTGACCATAGCAGTTCGATTCTTTACTTGGGTAGTTCTCTTATAACCTAAGATTTACACATTTTACAGGATAGAAAGTCACAAGATAATATCAGCATCGTAATTGCGGATTTAGGGTATGTCTCTGGTTCTACATCTTACATGCATGATGCATGCATGGTTTGTTCACCACcttttttgccttttttttttttttttttttctcttaaccCTGGTTTTGAATCATCCACAGGAGAACAGACTGGCAACGTTTGCCATTCCAACAACAAAATGTTGTATATGAATTTGGGCAAGCTTTCGCTACTATTGGGCTCGTTTCGCTTGGAATTTGGATGTCAACATCTTTGCTTTCTTCATGAATCTGAGGCATCCCGACTCCTGAGGATGATGTATATACTGGAAATCAACATAGGTTTTCACATTTTCATTTGTATAATCATAATTGTACATGCCTCACGCCTTGATATACTTTTATTTAGGTGAATTAGAATAATCTTGCAAGTGTAATAGTAAAGAAGATTTACATGATCAGTGATAGTTTGTGATTGGAGAAATACATCAATCAACCAGAGGGGTTTGAACTATTGAACTATCATGTGTGCTCATGTTAAGGATTCTCTCACTCTCACACACACCACCTGTCGTAGCGAGTGCT
This portion of the Rosa chinensis cultivar Old Blush chromosome 1, RchiOBHm-V2, whole genome shotgun sequence genome encodes:
- the LOC112198133 gene encoding protein PLASTID TRANSCRIPTIONALLY ACTIVE 7 yields the protein MASSFSLSSSSLRGVQLRVENTVASSNCCFRTQVISGEQRKGKGRSVWRRRKLTKKDDMLRYKMERVPFLEEQVRKVKDGGQLMGMDIERLLLSEDNRFDFVNEIAAEANEYVENNRDEYGGKKKAILQVLSNRVNDAGFYRPEAYEESDPFKPGPSWLKEFYT
- the LOC112183873 gene encoding protein phosphatase 2C 57 isoform X1, which codes for MALLSPQLQRFLLTKYNCSGGGGGGAFKTTTTTNTNKNSGFCNNSTAPLCSAIAIDAPGSSSADVTGVRWGSTSLQGAREEMEDGVVVRSDGLDAYSFAAVFDGHAGFSSVKFLRDELYKECCAALQGGLLLSGKDIKAIREALKEAFEKVDAKLLDWLERNGEEDGSGSTATVMFVGNDMLFISHVGDSSVVQSCSGKAEVLTSPHRPYGSNKVCLQEIKRIREAGGWIVNGRICGDIAVSRAFGDMRFKTKKNEMLKKGVEEGRWTEKFVSRVQFSGDLVTASPDVYQASLGADSEFLVLASDGLWDYINSSDAVSFVRNQLRQHGDVQLACDALAEAALDRKSQDNISIVIADLGRTDWQRLPFQQQNVVYEFGQAFATIGLVSLGIWMSTSLLSS
- the LOC112183873 gene encoding protein phosphatase 2C 57 isoform X2 → MALLSPQLQRFLLTKYNCSGGGGGGAFKTTTTTNTNKNSGFCNNSTAPLCSAIAIDAPGSSSADVTGVRWGSTSLQGAREEMEDGVVVRSDGLDAYSFAAVFDGHAGFSSVKFLRDELYKECCAALQGGLLLSGKDIKAIREALKEAFEKVDAKLLDWLERNGEEDGSGSTATVMFVGNDMLFISHVGDSSVVQSCSGKAEVLTSPHRPYGSNKVCLQEIKRIREAGGWIVNGRICGDIAVSRAFGDMRFKTKKNEMLKKGVEEGRWTEKFVSRVQFSGDLVTASPDVYQASLGADSEFLVLASDGLWDYINSSDAVSFVRNQLRQHGDVQLACDALAEAALIYTFYRIESHKIISAS
- the LOC112183873 gene encoding protein phosphatase 2C 57 isoform X3; the protein is MALLSPQLQRFLLTKYNCSGGGGGGAFKTTTTTNTNKNSGFCNNSTAPLCSAIAIDAPGSSSADVTGVRWGSTSLQGAREEMEDGVVVRSDGLDAYSFAAVFDGHAGFSSVKFLRDELYKECCAALQGGLLLSGKDIKAIREALKEAFEKVDAKLLDWLERNGEEDGSGSTATVMFVGNDMLFISHVGDSSVVQSCSGKAEVLTSPHRPYGSNKVCLQEIKRIREAGGWIVNGRICGDIAVSRAFGDMRFKTKKNEMLKKGVEEGRWTEKFVSRVQFSGDLVTASPDVYQASLGADSEFLVLASDGLWDYINRCSFFCKESASTTWRCPASL